A stretch of the Solanum dulcamara chromosome 6, daSolDulc1.2, whole genome shotgun sequence genome encodes the following:
- the LOC129892382 gene encoding probable protein phosphatase 2C 58 has protein sequence MTGGREILHKMKEKACFIPSMPDSPDTRGKGGASKRITHGSHLVKGKSNHAMEDCLVCEFKQVNNNELGLFAIYDGHMGHDVANYLQTHLFNNILKEHDVWTDTESATRRAYHSTDKDILAKAFELGKGGSTAVTAMLINGQTLIVANVGDSRAVISKKGVAEQLSVDHEPNREREIIESKGGFVSNIPGDVPRVDGQLAVARAFGDKSLKRHLSSDPDVAIELIDNDVDLIILASDGLWKVMSNQEAVDCIKNMKDAKAAAKHLSEVAISRKSKDDISCIVVKFQ, from the exons GAAAAGGCATGTTTTATTCCTTCCATGCCAGACTCACCAGATACAAGAGGCAAGGGCGGAGCATCAAAGCGGATTACTCACGGTTCCCACCTGGTGAAGGGAAAGTCTAATCATGCGATGGAAGATTGCTTAGTTTGTGAGTTTAAGCAAGTCAATAACAACGAGTTGGGCCTATTTGCAATCTATGATGGACATATGGGCCATGATGTAGCTAACTACTTGCAGACACACCTGTTTAACAATATTTTGAAAGAG CATGACGTTTGGACGGATACTGAGAGTGCAACTCGGAGAGCTTATCATAGTACAGACAAAGATATTCTGGCAAAAGCATTCGAATTGGGAAAAGGAGGGTCAACTGCAGTTACTGCAATGCTGATCAATGGTCAAACACTTATAGTTGCAAATGTGGGAGATTCTCGAGCAGTCATATCCAAGAAAGGAGTTGCGGAGCAGCTATCAGTTGATCATGAGCCAAACAGGGAAAGGGAGATAATTGAAAGCAAAGGCGGATTTGTTTCAAACATACCAG GTGATGTACCTCGTGTTGATGGACAGCTTGCTGTTGCCAGGGCATTTGGAGACAAGAGCTTGAAGAGACATCTTAGTTCAGATCCAGATGTGGCAATTGAACTGATAGATAACGACGTTGATCTCATTATTTTGGCAAGCGATGGTCTGTGGAAG GTTATGTCCAACCAAGAGGCAGTGGACTGCATTAAGAACATGAAAGACGCGAAAGCAGCTGCTAAACATTTATCAGAAGTGGCGATTTCAAGGAAAAGCAAGGATGATATTTCCTGCATAGTTGTAAAGTTCCAGTGA